A region from the Alkalihalophilus pseudofirmus genome encodes:
- a CDS encoding ABC transporter ATP-binding protein → MATLLEVKNLKTGFRKEEQIQTIISGIDFSINKGEIVGLVGESGSGKSVTSLSIMRLLHDTPGEIMSGKVMYKGVDLLTQSESKMRKYRGKELAMIFQEPMTSLNPVLKIGKQLMEIIILHMKLSKREAKAHAIKMLELVGIPRAKDIMGEYPHQLSGGMRQRVMIAMQISCNPSLLIADEPTTALDVTIQAQILNLLKDIQEKTQMGVLLITHDLGVVAEVCDRVIVMYAGRIVEEATTEELFDNPRHPYTQGLIASIPKIGSNKKKLTSIPGTVPNPSDMPVGCKFAPRCSKVMEVCYEKEPNLLSVGKRASRCWLEAVEDVEEEVSACQEKS, encoded by the coding sequence GTGGCTACATTATTAGAAGTTAAGAATCTAAAAACAGGATTTAGGAAAGAAGAACAAATCCAGACGATCATAAGCGGAATAGACTTTTCCATTAATAAAGGAGAAATCGTTGGACTAGTTGGTGAGTCCGGAAGTGGAAAAAGCGTTACATCCCTATCCATTATGAGACTCTTACATGATACCCCAGGAGAGATTATGAGTGGAAAGGTTATGTATAAGGGGGTTGATTTGTTAACACAATCAGAATCTAAAATGAGGAAATATCGTGGGAAGGAACTAGCGATGATTTTCCAAGAGCCAATGACCTCTTTAAATCCTGTATTGAAAATAGGGAAGCAACTCATGGAGATTATCATTCTTCATATGAAACTATCAAAAAGAGAAGCTAAAGCTCACGCAATAAAGATGCTTGAATTAGTAGGGATTCCTAGAGCCAAGGATATTATGGGAGAATACCCGCATCAGCTCTCTGGGGGAATGCGGCAAAGGGTAATGATTGCTATGCAAATATCTTGTAATCCTTCATTGCTGATTGCGGATGAACCTACCACTGCTTTGGATGTGACAATTCAAGCGCAAATTTTAAACTTATTAAAGGATATTCAAGAGAAGACGCAAATGGGGGTCTTACTTATTACTCATGATTTAGGAGTAGTGGCTGAAGTTTGTGATCGAGTCATAGTGATGTATGCAGGTCGTATTGTAGAAGAAGCGACAACGGAAGAATTATTTGATAACCCGAGACATCCTTATACTCAAGGGCTGATAGCGTCAATCCCAAAAATTGGATCGAATAAAAAGAAGTTAACTTCCATTCCTGGAACGGTTCCCAACCCTAGTGATATGCCAGTTGGTTGTAAGTTCGCACCTAGATGTTCAAAAGTAATGGAAGTTTGTTACGAGAAGGAACCTAATTTACTTTCTGTGGGCAAACGTGCTTCAAGGTGTTGGTTAGAGGCAGTAGAGGATGTTGAAGAGGAGGTTTCAGCATGTCAGGAGAAGTCTTAG
- a CDS encoding alpha-L-fucosidase, with protein MKTNYDWPEIYGDPSWFIHDRFGLFIHWGLYSLKAKDEWIMTQEKISKESYEKYLSQFAADLFDAKNIVEKAKRCGMKYIVLTTKHHEGFALWDSKYTDYKITNSPHQKDVLKEFVEACRDADIKIGFYHSLIDWHHEQFTIDGLHPQRDDESVKQEKRDMAVYQEYLHNQVEELVTNYGDIDYFWFDFSYEDRDWGWSKGKGAEDWLGEQLEALILKNQPHILLNNRLGLNRGVHTPEQYQPTRPLYAESGKKMIWEACQTFNERWTYNPNNLHHKSPEMIVKLLIDTVAKDGNLLMNFGLTARGDFDKVSLGVMDELAEWMRHHKQSIHGAGASEIAAPQDCRITQKGDTIYLHLFSWPFRTIHFKDFGREVEYARFLHDHSEVSIKVFEESDIFHHDVPVIEKDEIVLELPVIKPDLLVPVIEMKLKN; from the coding sequence ATGAAAACTAATTATGATTGGCCGGAAATTTATGGTGATCCCTCGTGGTTTATACACGATAGGTTCGGGTTATTTATTCACTGGGGATTATATTCGTTGAAAGCAAAAGATGAATGGATCATGACACAAGAAAAAATATCAAAAGAGAGTTATGAAAAATACCTCTCTCAGTTCGCTGCGGACTTATTTGATGCCAAAAATATTGTGGAAAAGGCGAAGAGATGCGGGATGAAGTATATTGTACTTACAACGAAGCATCATGAAGGCTTTGCGTTATGGGATAGTAAATACACAGATTACAAGATTACGAACTCGCCACATCAAAAAGATGTACTAAAAGAATTTGTAGAGGCTTGTCGTGATGCAGATATTAAAATTGGTTTTTACCACTCGTTAATAGATTGGCACCATGAACAGTTTACGATAGATGGATTACACCCTCAACGGGATGATGAATCGGTGAAACAAGAAAAACGAGATATGGCTGTTTACCAAGAGTATTTACATAATCAGGTTGAAGAGTTAGTTACTAATTATGGTGATATTGATTATTTTTGGTTCGATTTTTCTTATGAAGACAGGGACTGGGGATGGTCCAAAGGTAAAGGAGCCGAAGATTGGCTGGGAGAACAACTTGAGGCACTTATTTTAAAGAACCAACCTCATATTTTACTCAATAATCGTCTTGGTTTAAATCGAGGAGTACATACTCCAGAGCAATATCAACCAACAAGACCTTTATATGCTGAGAGTGGAAAGAAAATGATTTGGGAAGCTTGTCAAACATTTAATGAAAGATGGACTTACAATCCGAATAACCTCCATCATAAATCTCCTGAAATGATCGTAAAGCTATTAATTGATACGGTTGCCAAAGATGGGAATTTACTTATGAATTTTGGTCTAACTGCTAGAGGAGATTTTGATAAAGTCTCATTAGGTGTAATGGATGAATTAGCGGAATGGATGAGGCATCATAAACAGTCTATACATGGAGCTGGAGCAAGTGAAATAGCTGCCCCACAGGATTGCAGAATTACTCAGAAGGGTGATACCATCTACCTTCACCTGTTTTCGTGGCCCTTTAGAACCATTCACTTCAAAGATTTTGGTAGGGAAGTAGAATATGCGCGCTTCCTTCACGATCACTCTGAAGTATCAATAAAAGTATTTGAGGAATCTGATATTTTTCATCACGATGTTCCTGTTATAGAGAAAGACGAAATCGTCTTAGAATTACCGGTAATTAAGCCAGACTTACTAGTTCCTGTCATTGAGATGAAGCTGAAAAATTAA
- a CDS encoding ABC transporter permease subunit, with protein sequence MWKYLIKRIIALIPLLLVVSFVIFMFIHLIPGDPARLIAGKEATLEEIEAVREVLGLNQPLLQQYVNYLGSLLSGDLGSSIRSGAPVSSLIGDRIMPTLGLTFLSIIWALVIGILLGVVSAVFRDKWPDRLGMLTAVSGISLPNFWVGLVCIQLFAVQLGLFPTGGADAGWKSYILPSFALGAGIMAMIARFTRSSLVYTLKQDYIRTGRAKGLSSRTIIFGHALKNSLIPVITVAGLQFGFLLGGSVVVETVFSFPGLGRLLIDSIHFRDYPVIQALILFFSVQFILVNLLVDILYSLFNPKIRYE encoded by the coding sequence ATGTGGAAATACCTCATTAAACGTATTATTGCTTTAATTCCTCTCTTACTCGTTGTATCCTTCGTTATCTTCATGTTTATTCATTTAATTCCGGGTGATCCAGCTCGTCTTATAGCTGGTAAAGAAGCAACTTTGGAGGAAATTGAGGCGGTAAGAGAGGTGCTTGGTTTAAATCAACCTTTACTTCAACAATATGTAAATTATTTAGGTTCTCTGTTATCAGGTGATTTAGGCTCTTCTATTCGATCAGGCGCTCCAGTTAGCAGCTTAATTGGAGATCGAATCATGCCAACATTAGGGCTTACTTTTCTAAGTATTATATGGGCTCTTGTCATTGGGATCTTATTAGGAGTTGTATCAGCTGTTTTTCGTGATAAGTGGCCGGATCGTTTAGGAATGCTCACAGCCGTTTCTGGTATATCTTTGCCAAATTTCTGGGTCGGATTAGTCTGCATTCAATTATTCGCTGTACAACTTGGACTCTTTCCCACAGGTGGCGCTGATGCAGGGTGGAAAAGTTATATCTTGCCTTCTTTCGCCTTAGGTGCAGGGATTATGGCGATGATTGCTAGATTTACAAGGTCTTCATTAGTATATACATTAAAACAAGACTATATTAGGACAGGAAGAGCAAAAGGGCTAAGTAGCAGAACTATTATTTTCGGTCACGCACTAAAGAATTCGTTAATTCCTGTAATTACTGTAGCTGGTCTTCAGTTTGGATTTTTACTTGGGGGATCTGTTGTAGTAGAGACTGTATTCAGTTTTCCAGGGTTGGGACGTTTACTCATTGACTCGATCCATTTTCGTGACTATCCAGTCATCCAAGCGCTTATTTTATTTTTTTCTGTCCAATTTATCTTAGTCAATTTGTTAGTTGATATTTTATACAGTCTTTTTAACCCTAAAATCAGGTATGAATAG
- a CDS encoding ABC transporter permease, translating to MPLETSLKPTVIDKKSRGRWYEFWKSFRKKKSALFSLYFIILLFVLVAIGPLITPYDPAEPNYSNLLASPSLDHLFGTDEYGRDIFSRIIAGAQISLSVSVTAVLLGAIAGTILGLVSGFFGKWVDKAIMRFCDVLFAFPDLILAIGIVAILGPGLNNVIVAIAFFSIPSFARIVRGATLEVKEMLFVESAKSIGASKKRILFKHIFPETIPNLIVYFTMSVGTAILSAASLSFLGLGAEPSSPDWGAMLSMSRDYIGSSFHLIFFPGLVIFLTVLAFNLLGDGLRDVLDPKTRN from the coding sequence ATGCCGTTAGAAACTTCTCTTAAACCTACTGTAATTGATAAAAAATCAAGAGGTCGTTGGTATGAATTTTGGAAATCGTTTAGAAAAAAGAAGTCAGCATTATTTTCATTGTATTTTATTATTTTGTTGTTCGTGTTAGTAGCTATTGGTCCGTTAATCACTCCTTATGATCCTGCAGAACCCAATTATTCGAACCTACTAGCATCTCCATCCTTAGATCATCTTTTTGGTACAGATGAATATGGAAGAGATATATTTTCAAGAATTATTGCTGGTGCTCAAATCTCATTATCTGTAAGCGTAACAGCTGTACTGTTAGGAGCGATTGCTGGAACGATATTAGGCTTAGTCAGTGGTTTCTTTGGAAAGTGGGTCGATAAAGCTATTATGAGATTTTGTGATGTGTTATTTGCTTTCCCGGATTTAATCTTAGCGATTGGAATTGTAGCAATCTTAGGGCCTGGATTAAATAATGTCATTGTAGCAATCGCGTTTTTCAGCATCCCTTCCTTCGCTAGAATTGTCAGAGGGGCTACATTAGAAGTCAAAGAAATGCTTTTTGTGGAATCGGCTAAATCGATTGGAGCTAGTAAAAAAAGAATTTTATTTAAGCATATTTTTCCTGAAACGATTCCAAATCTAATTGTCTATTTTACGATGAGTGTAGGTACAGCTATTTTATCTGCAGCAAGCCTTAGTTTTCTAGGACTTGGCGCAGAGCCTTCATCTCCAGATTGGGGAGCGATGTTGAGCATGTCTAGGGATTACATAGGGTCTTCCTTCCATCTAATTTTCTTCCCGGGGTTAGTTATTTTTCTTACCGTGCTTGCATTTAACCTGTTAGGCGATGGATTAAGGGATGTACTAGACCCTAAAACAAGAAATTAA
- a CDS encoding glutathione ABC transporter substrate-binding protein, with protein MGKNLGMFIFIVLMLIVVGCSNENVDGNVSDENNEMNNEAQEIDSNNGITIAIDQNFITLDPHDAGDTVSIYGIRSMYEGLVGFDENMDIIPVLAEDYEISEDALEYVFTLKEDIVFHDGEPFNADAVKSNFERVIDEELRAARNLQYLDSIEVLSDYEIKFTLTQPFGAMINKFAMIPIASPKAFMDAENNFALNPVGTGRFMFGVWNQGDSLTVTKFDDYWGEGETNVDKVTFRPVPENGARTAMLKTGEADFVYPVPQNNVNEFQETEDIIIEETPSTIARYVSINTFKEPFNDERVRQAMNYAVDKEAFLAVVKNGYGNVLDSTMSSETQYYSKQDPYTFDLEKAKGLMAEAGYENGFEAEIWGNTSSETSTGMQFIKQQLAQIGIDVEIKSMEEGTLSDEIYTPATPEEAKVQMWYVSWSPSSGDADGATRSLFHNEYFPPNGANTAYYNNSEVSNWIDAANNTADQNEQKDIYSKIQSTVFADAPWIFLGTDTILSGHKKELEGIYVLPDGSISITNANIK; from the coding sequence ATGGGGAAAAATTTAGGGATGTTTATTTTTATTGTATTAATGCTCATTGTTGTAGGTTGCTCGAATGAAAATGTGGATGGTAATGTTTCAGATGAAAACAATGAAATGAATAATGAAGCCCAGGAAATAGATAGCAACAATGGAATTACCATTGCTATTGATCAGAACTTCATTACATTGGATCCACATGATGCAGGAGATACGGTATCTATTTATGGTATTAGATCAATGTATGAAGGACTTGTAGGATTTGACGAAAATATGGATATCATTCCTGTGTTAGCAGAGGATTATGAAATTAGTGAAGATGCACTTGAATATGTATTCACGTTAAAAGAAGATATTGTGTTCCATGATGGAGAGCCATTTAATGCGGATGCTGTGAAATCCAATTTTGAAAGGGTAATAGATGAAGAATTGAGAGCCGCTCGTAATCTACAATATTTAGATTCTATTGAAGTTTTAAGTGATTACGAAATTAAATTTACATTGACTCAACCATTTGGTGCAATGATTAATAAGTTTGCCATGATACCTATTGCAAGCCCGAAGGCTTTCATGGATGCAGAAAACAATTTCGCTTTAAATCCAGTAGGGACAGGCCGTTTTATGTTTGGGGTATGGAATCAAGGAGATTCATTAACTGTAACGAAGTTTGATGACTACTGGGGTGAGGGTGAGACCAATGTTGATAAGGTGACGTTCAGACCAGTACCTGAAAACGGAGCTCGAACAGCAATGCTTAAAACAGGCGAAGCAGATTTTGTTTATCCAGTGCCCCAAAATAATGTTAATGAGTTTCAAGAAACAGAGGATATCATTATAGAAGAAACACCTTCTACAATTGCAAGATATGTATCTATCAACACATTTAAAGAGCCTTTCAACGATGAAAGAGTTCGTCAAGCAATGAACTATGCAGTCGATAAAGAAGCATTTTTAGCAGTTGTAAAGAATGGCTACGGGAATGTCCTTGACTCTACGATGTCTTCGGAAACTCAATATTATTCAAAACAAGATCCTTACACTTTTGATTTAGAGAAAGCAAAAGGATTGATGGCTGAAGCTGGATATGAAAATGGCTTTGAAGCTGAGATCTGGGGTAACACAAGTTCTGAAACTAGCACCGGAATGCAATTTATTAAACAGCAGTTGGCCCAAATTGGAATTGATGTAGAAATTAAGTCAATGGAAGAAGGAACGCTTTCTGATGAAATTTATACTCCTGCCACGCCAGAAGAGGCAAAAGTACAAATGTGGTATGTGAGCTGGTCACCTTCTTCTGGTGATGCAGATGGAGCAACTCGTTCTTTATTCCATAACGAGTACTTCCCTCCAAATGGTGCCAATACTGCCTATTACAATAACAGTGAGGTGTCTAATTGGATAGATGCTGCTAATAATACTGCTGATCAGAATGAACAAAAAGATATTTATTCAAAAATTCAAAGTACTGTTTTTGCAGATGCACCTTGGATTTTCTTAGGCACTGATACTATCTTATCTGGTCATAAGAAAGAGTTGGAAGGAATCTATGTACTTCCTGACGGTTCCATTAGTATAACAAACGCTAATATAAAATAA
- a CDS encoding ABC transporter ATP-binding protein has product MSGEVLVDVKNVQKYFPLSKGWFKTKSYVRAVDNISFSINRGETFGLVGESGCGKSTTGRLLNGLIKADNGEILYHGENLIGLPEKKWKNYRQRMQMVFQDPFASLSPRMRVKDIVMEPLTIHFPNMSSKEKLQKVIELLEKCGISEYHLNKFPHEFSGGQRQRISIARALILQPELIIADEAVSALDVSIQSQILNLLKDLQEEYKLTYLFISHDLSVVEHISDRVGVMYLGDLVEVAPKGKIFNEPKHPYTQSLLSSIPKPDPKVKRETILLSGEIPSASNPPSGCKFHTRCPVVMDVCKKEVPKTTDVGHGQSVACHLY; this is encoded by the coding sequence ATGTCAGGAGAAGTCTTAGTTGATGTGAAAAATGTTCAAAAATATTTTCCTCTTAGTAAAGGCTGGTTTAAAACTAAAAGCTATGTTAGAGCTGTCGACAATATATCCTTCTCAATTAATAGAGGAGAAACGTTTGGGTTAGTTGGTGAATCAGGATGTGGCAAATCGACAACTGGGAGATTATTAAATGGTCTCATAAAAGCTGATAATGGAGAAATTCTTTATCATGGAGAAAATCTTATTGGGCTACCCGAAAAAAAATGGAAGAACTACAGGCAGAGAATGCAAATGGTTTTCCAAGATCCTTTTGCCTCTTTAAGTCCAAGAATGCGTGTGAAGGATATCGTCATGGAGCCTTTGACCATTCATTTCCCGAATATGTCGAGCAAAGAAAAACTACAAAAAGTCATTGAATTGCTCGAAAAGTGTGGCATCAGTGAATATCATTTAAATAAATTTCCCCATGAGTTTAGTGGTGGACAAAGGCAAAGAATAAGTATAGCTCGAGCACTCATCTTACAGCCGGAATTAATCATCGCTGATGAAGCAGTATCTGCGTTAGATGTTTCTATTCAATCTCAAATTCTAAATTTATTAAAGGATCTACAGGAAGAATACAAGCTTACTTATTTATTTATCTCCCATGATTTAAGTGTGGTTGAGCATATTAGTGATCGGGTTGGTGTCATGTATTTAGGTGACTTGGTTGAGGTAGCTCCTAAAGGGAAAATCTTTAATGAACCTAAGCATCCTTATACTCAATCATTACTGTCATCGATTCCTAAGCCTGATCCGAAAGTGAAGAGAGAAACAATTCTTCTTAGCGGTGAGATACCGAGTGCTTCTAATCCTCCTAGTGGCTGTAAATTCCATACAAGATGCCCTGTAGTGATGGATGTTTGTAAGAAAGAAGTTCCTAAAACTACAGACGTGGGACATGGGCAATCTGTTGCTTGTCACTTATATTAA
- a CDS encoding asparaginase produces the protein MTYTTLAEEYRAGVLENAHQGLICIVDEKKNVVYSKGDTGEPILYRSAMKPLQAIPVFTSNVIRNYQLTTKEMALFTASQRGETYQQKSLESLITKLDLLEETLICGKSYPLNEVPKINHICNNMPKRKLLHNCAGKHLGFLAYCREHGYPLSSYGKIEHPLQQRILQDVAELAEISKEKIVTAVDGCGVPVHAVPIKNMAISYLKFAVPDLINDITTANAVVNITNTMNAHPEIVASHNFICTTLLKDNNIVAKGGAQGVYCLALKEEKLSIAIKVLSGTELLWPLLVARALEKIGYKNQETIDNLLLIRSKDILNDDGDIVGETKILF, from the coding sequence ATGACTTATACTACATTGGCAGAAGAATACAGAGCTGGTGTTCTAGAAAATGCACATCAAGGCTTAATATGCATTGTCGATGAGAAGAAAAATGTTGTGTATTCGAAGGGGGATACAGGAGAGCCGATTTTATATAGATCAGCAATGAAGCCGTTGCAGGCAATTCCGGTTTTTACCTCAAATGTAATTCGCAATTATCAACTCACAACAAAGGAAATGGCGTTATTTACTGCATCCCAACGAGGGGAAACGTATCAACAGAAAAGTCTAGAAAGTTTGATTACAAAACTTGACTTGCTCGAGGAAACGCTTATATGTGGAAAAAGCTATCCGTTAAATGAGGTTCCAAAAATAAATCACATTTGTAATAATATGCCAAAACGAAAGCTTTTACATAACTGTGCAGGTAAGCACCTGGGCTTCCTTGCTTACTGTAGAGAGCACGGTTATCCGTTATCAAGCTATGGTAAGATTGAGCACCCACTGCAACAGAGAATTCTTCAAGATGTAGCGGAACTTGCAGAGATCTCGAAAGAGAAAATTGTCACAGCGGTCGATGGGTGCGGAGTTCCAGTCCACGCTGTTCCTATAAAGAACATGGCAATCTCCTATTTAAAATTTGCTGTGCCAGATCTAATAAATGATATTACTACAGCTAATGCTGTTGTTAATATAACCAACACGATGAATGCACACCCAGAGATTGTTGCTTCTCATAATTTTATTTGCACCACCTTATTGAAAGATAACAATATTGTAGCTAAAGGAGGTGCGCAGGGAGTTTACTGTTTGGCATTAAAAGAAGAAAAGTTAAGTATTGCCATTAAAGTACTGAGTGGGACGGAATTACTTTGGCCTCTGCTTGTCGCAAGAGCATTAGAGAAAATTGGATATAAAAATCAAGAAACAATCGATAACCTTCTATTGATTAGATCCAAAGATATTTTAAATGATGACGGTGACATAGTTGGAGAAACGAAGATTCTATTTTAA
- a CDS encoding ROK family protein, which yields MKVLGIDIGGTKINMGVIDREGKIHRKQTFPTSFPLYETLEKEIIQLLSENENIEAIGIGTAGLIDTKLGKVLYASDNLPGWSGTEVKARLEKAVGLRVEIDNDANVAALAEVKLGAAKEFHRALLLTLGTGVGGGVIINGQILTGPNGGVGEFGHMILYPDGILCSCGRKGCKEQYISGKALQRRIYEAGLSCSPEKLMKYRDSIPQAKEIIRSYTFDLAVSISSLQAALDIEVVILGGGVSDSANYWIEELREQLKPMLLNPLEVKVAAFKSDAGMLGAAHLVLDPVNDSPCV from the coding sequence GTGAAGGTACTAGGTATAGATATTGGTGGAACAAAGATTAATATGGGAGTAATTGATAGAGAGGGAAAAATTCATAGAAAACAGACATTCCCAACTTCATTTCCTTTATATGAAACACTTGAGAAAGAAATTATTCAATTATTGTCAGAAAATGAAAATATTGAAGCGATTGGTATTGGCACAGCTGGATTAATTGATACAAAACTCGGTAAAGTTTTGTATGCTAGTGATAACCTCCCCGGTTGGAGCGGTACTGAGGTAAAGGCTCGATTAGAAAAGGCAGTAGGTTTACGAGTAGAAATAGATAATGATGCGAATGTAGCCGCATTAGCAGAAGTGAAGTTAGGAGCGGCAAAGGAATTTCATCGAGCATTACTTTTAACTTTAGGTACTGGTGTTGGAGGTGGGGTCATAATTAATGGACAAATTTTAACTGGTCCTAATGGAGGAGTAGGAGAATTTGGACATATGATCTTATACCCTGATGGCATCCTATGTTCTTGCGGGAGAAAGGGATGTAAAGAACAATATATATCTGGAAAAGCGTTACAGCGCCGTATTTATGAAGCTGGTCTTTCTTGCTCACCTGAGAAACTGATGAAGTATAGAGATTCAATTCCGCAAGCCAAGGAAATCATTCGCTCCTATACATTTGATTTAGCCGTTAGTATAAGCTCATTGCAAGCAGCTCTTGACATAGAAGTCGTCATACTTGGAGGCGGGGTATCTGATTCAGCTAATTATTGGATAGAAGAACTTAGAGAACAATTGAAACCAATGCTTCTCAACCCTTTAGAAGTGAAAGTGGCAGCTTTTAAGAGTGATGCTGGTATGCTCGGAGCGGCTCATCTGGTGTTAGATCCTGTTAATGATAGTCCTTGTGTGTGA
- a CDS encoding M17 family metallopeptidase, translating to MNVQIMLVDSLTELPSSYRNENLFSFGKTLLIHKENEAYLYLGTDKARITMEDIRYLGGETRRQIEKWNVKYAILDSKSLINITHQMKEEEVVVCFLEGWYLAGYKFNKYKRKNVTTLEPKLKLNNKSYHDCRKLALIRSNATNIARDLCNEPANKLTPKIFVKRLKEMFQDTKVEVEIIDIHGLKEAGFHAVHAVGKGSGSLPYVALLRLNSEVGDPTALIGKGVTFDSGGINAKTGKDIGEMKMDMGGAAAVTGAVKLLADLNYQGNLLAIIPLVVNVAGKDAYLPSDVITYKNGLTVEVGNTDAEGRLILADAILHATASNAKHIIDIATLTGSIGHALGLKKAGIFCNDEDWLWGLKELGESSGDYVWPMPLVDAYQSLLESDTADLNNMSSSIYGGSITAAMFLKNFVLDDCRWIHIDMANTVRPWKEEGYYPAGASGFGVRLLAEIVQCERISDVIC from the coding sequence GTGAATGTGCAAATTATGTTAGTGGATTCATTGACAGAACTGCCTAGCTCTTATCGTAATGAAAATTTGTTTTCGTTTGGAAAGACTTTATTAATTCATAAAGAGAATGAAGCCTATTTATACTTAGGTACAGACAAAGCTAGGATAACAATGGAGGATATCCGCTATTTAGGCGGAGAGACTCGAAGGCAAATAGAGAAATGGAATGTGAAGTATGCCATCCTTGACTCCAAAAGTTTAATAAACATAACGCACCAGATGAAGGAAGAGGAGGTTGTAGTTTGCTTCCTAGAAGGCTGGTATTTAGCAGGGTACAAGTTTAATAAATATAAGAGAAAAAATGTAACAACATTAGAACCAAAGCTCAAGCTTAATAATAAAAGCTACCATGATTGTAGAAAACTAGCTCTAATTCGCTCTAATGCGACGAATATAGCTAGAGATCTATGTAATGAACCTGCGAACAAACTGACACCCAAAATCTTTGTAAAAAGATTAAAAGAGATGTTCCAAGATACAAAGGTGGAAGTAGAAATTATAGATATACATGGTTTGAAAGAAGCTGGTTTTCACGCTGTGCATGCTGTGGGTAAAGGAAGTGGAAGTTTACCCTATGTTGCTCTATTGCGTTTGAATAGTGAAGTCGGTGATCCTACCGCTCTTATTGGCAAAGGAGTCACATTTGATTCTGGAGGTATAAATGCCAAAACAGGAAAAGATATTGGTGAAATGAAAATGGATATGGGGGGGGCAGCAGCAGTCACAGGAGCAGTTAAACTACTAGCAGATCTTAACTATCAAGGGAATCTTCTCGCCATTATTCCTCTAGTGGTAAACGTAGCTGGGAAGGATGCATATCTCCCTTCAGATGTCATTACGTATAAAAATGGATTGACTGTAGAAGTAGGGAATACTGATGCTGAAGGTAGACTAATTCTCGCAGATGCGATTTTACATGCAACAGCTTCCAATGCAAAGCACATCATTGATATTGCAACACTTACCGGAAGTATTGGACACGCCCTTGGATTAAAAAAAGCCGGAATCTTTTGCAATGATGAGGATTGGCTGTGGGGGTTAAAAGAATTAGGGGAGAGTTCTGGTGACTATGTTTGGCCGATGCCATTAGTTGATGCGTATCAATCACTATTAGAGAGTGATACAGCTGATTTGAATAATATGAGTTCCTCCATTTATGGAGGATCGATCACTGCTGCAATGTTTCTAAAGAACTTTGTTCTGGATGATTGTCGGTGGATTCACATTGATATGGCAAATACGGTTCGTCCATGGAAAGAAGAAGGGTATTATCCTGCAGGAGCATCTGGTTTTGGTGTAAGGTTATTGGCAGAAATAGTTCAATGTGAAAGGATTAGCGATGTTATATGTTAA
- a CDS encoding copper homeostasis protein CutC — MLIEAIVQNEREAMEAKELGADRLELVSKIEEGGLTPSYDTIKQVLRNVSIPVQVMIRPHSCSFFYDEVDKDSILKDIEQLLNLGTNRIVIGALNQDNTIDVPFVEKILTRYNQLDITFHRAFDDVTSQVEAYKVLVPYKKNLKRILTSGGESDCWKGRERLSKLVELSRKLNGPAVLPGAGITALNFQEIHAGVGAKQYHFGSGLRKNRSFSEGFDKDSFQKIIKIKRGLSL; from the coding sequence ATGTTAATTGAAGCAATTGTTCAAAATGAGAGAGAGGCAATGGAAGCGAAGGAGCTAGGTGCTGACAGGCTTGAACTTGTTTCGAAGATTGAGGAAGGCGGACTAACCCCATCTTATGACACTATAAAACAAGTGTTAAGAAATGTTTCGATTCCTGTTCAAGTAATGATACGTCCTCATAGCTGTAGCTTCTTTTATGATGAGGTTGATAAAGATTCTATTTTAAAAGATATTGAACAATTACTCAACCTTGGAACGAATCGAATAGTCATAGGTGCTCTTAATCAAGATAACACGATTGATGTACCTTTCGTCGAAAAAATTCTTACTCGCTATAATCAATTAGATATTACGTTTCATCGAGCTTTTGATGATGTCACGTCACAGGTTGAAGCATATAAAGTATTAGTGCCTTACAAAAAGAACTTAAAGAGAATCCTGACCTCTGGTGGTGAAAGTGATTGCTGGAAAGGAAGAGAACGACTGAGTAAGCTGGTTGAATTATCAAGAAAACTTAATGGACCAGCTGTTCTTCCTGGAGCAGGAATAACAGCTTTGAACTTCCAAGAAATCCATGCTGGTGTTGGCGCTAAACAGTATCATTTTGGAAGTGGTTTACGTAAAAATCGTTCTTTCTCAGAAGGGTTTGATAAAGATTCATTTCAGAAAATTATAAAAATAAAAAGAGGTCTAAGCCTCTGA